GGCCCCGGCGGGACGGGTCGCGCCAAAGGCCTTGCGGTTTCTGGTGGACGTGCCCCAGGTTTCGAAGATGTCGGCGCCAAGCACGAGCACGGTATCGGCATTTTCGAAGTCGTAGCCGGCCTGGCCCTGCGCGCCCATGAGTTTGAGCGCCTTGGCGGCCGAGGTGGCTTCGCCGGGCATCATGAAGGCGCCGGCGCTGCCGAGCTTGCCGACGAGGGCGGTGAGCACCTCGTTGACAGTGCCGGTGGCGTCGCCGGAGATGCTGGCCACCGAGCCTTTGGCCGCACCAAGCTTTTCAGACATCTCGATAAGCGCCTGCTCCCAGGTGATGGGGGCAAAGGTTTTGCCGTTGCGCTTCATCGGCGATTTGATGCGGGCCGGACTGTAGAGCATGTACACTTCGGACCGGGCCAGGGCGGACACGCCGCCACGGGACAACGGATGGTCCGGATTGCCGGCTGCACTGACAGGATTGCCAGCCACGCGCATGATTTTAAGGCCTTCACTGGCCGGACACAACTTGCTGGTCGTGGCCACGTAATCGATCTGGCCCTTGGGAACCTTGGGAATCCAAGACCAGTTCTGTGTCCAGATGGCAGCGTCATCAATTAATTTCCACGGAATGGGGGTGAACATGGTGCCCACGGCGCCACCCGCCACGAGGCCGAGGAAAGCTCTGCGATCAAGTCCCATTTCTCCCCCCTTATTTATGACAGACGTAGCAGGCGTTGCTGGTGCCCATAGAGGCATGGCAGCGTTCGCATTCCCACATCTTCATCGTGTCTTTGCTGTAGCCGCTCAGACGATTCTGGTAGTACGCCGGCGGATTCTCCATCTTGGCGACGTCGAGATGGCACTTGGTGCACTCGAAGCCACGGTGGGCGGCGTGCGAGAAGAACACGTTGTCGGGCTGGTACTGGTACACGAGCCAGGGGACCTGAACGCCAGTCTTGACGTAATCTTTGACGAACTTGTCGATTTCCTTGCCATTGGCCGAGGTATCGCCGGTTTCTTCGCCATGACATTCGGCACAGGACTCGGTCGTGGGCAGGCCGGCAAATCGGCCGTCCGGACCCAGATGGTGGCATTGCTCACAGTCAATGCCAAGCTGTGCGTGGACAGTGTGACTGAAACGAATGGGTTGTGTTTTTTCACTAAATAGGATCTTCGGAAAGATGACCCATCCCACCACGAGGGCGCCGACGAAGCCGATCAAGGTGCAAAGCACCATGCCGCCCACGCCGCCGGCCGAAGTCGATCTCTTCTCCTCCATACTTCCCCTGCCCATGCCGTTGCTGGTTTTCCACCGCGCGCGATGGCACACGGCGGCCGCTTCTCCCCGTGGAAAAGACGGATAAGGTAATGACGTGTCTCCACGTCGCAAATCCCTCCGGGGGTTTGTCCCCTCACCCCGGCGCAGATTATCGCACCGCACTTTTTATCGAAGCGACAACTGTCGTGTCAAGGCCTTATGAAAATTTTCACGAATCCCCAGCCTCTGGCTGACTCTGGCCCGGCGCCTTGCCCTCGCGGCCGTAGATGTCATCGAACCGCACGATATCATCTTCTTCAAGATACGGCCCAGACTGGATTTCTATGATTTCCACCGGCACTTTTCCAGGGTTGGACAACCGGTGCAGACTGGTCTTCGGAATGTCCACGGACTGGTTGTCGGAAAGAAGAATTTCTTTTTCCCCAACCTGCACCAGGGCCGTGCCGGACACCACAACCCAGTGCTCGGCCCGATGGTGGTGCATCTGCAGCGACAGCCGCGCTCCGGGCAGCACGACAATACGCTTGATTTTAAACCCCGGCCCGTCCTCAAGGACGGTATAACTGCCCCAGGGGCGACGCACCGTCACGTGGGCTTCCACCAGCTTGCTGCCCTGGGATTTGAGCGCCCCAACCACGTCCTTGACCCGCTGGGCTTCGGACACCGGGCACACCAGGGTGGCGTCGCGGGTCTGGATGACAATAAGGTCTTTGACCCCGGCTGCGGCCAGGGTGCTTCCTTGTGAAAAAAAGAGCGAGTTCGAGCAATCCAGGGCCAGCACGTCGCCCTTGATCACGCAGCCGTTGGCGTCCCGCTTGCCCAAGCGATAAAGAGCCTCCCAGCTGCCCAGGTCGTCCCAGTCAAAGCCCGCCTCGACCATGGCAATGCGGTCGAGCTTTTCCACCACGCCGTAGTCCACGGATACGTCCGGAATACCGGCATAGCCTGCAGCCAGAGGACGCTCGGCCCGCGACTGCCACCAGTCGTACAGGGCCGGGGCATGGGCGGCCACGGCCTCGAGAAACATGTCGGCCCGAAACACGAACATGCCGCTGTTCCAGAAATAGTGCCCACTGGACAGCAACTGCTCGGCCGTTTCCCGGTCAGGCTTTTCGGTAAAGCCGAGCACGGCGTAGCTGCCTGTTCCCAGGACATTGCCACGGTGGATATAACCGTAGCCGGTCTCCGGGGCCTGGGGGGGGATGCCAAAGGTGACAAACCAGCCCTGGCGGGCCAGTTCGGTTGCCTGATCCATAGCCCGGACCCATGACGCGGCATCATCGATGCGGTGGTCCGCCGGAAACACCCCGACCACGGCCTGGGAATCGGCAGCGACAATGCGTTCAAGGCCAAGCAGTATGGCGGGCAGCGTATTTCTGCCCACCGGTTCGGCCAGAACTGCCCCGGCCACGTCGGGGAGCAGGCCGCGCAACTGGGCGCGGACCTCGAACACATGCTCCTCGTTGGTCACCACGGCAATCTGGACCGGGGAAAAGGCCTGGGCCACCCGATGGACCGTGGTCTGCAGCAAGGTCTCGTCGCCGCCAAGGGCCAGGAGCTGTTTGGGCAGCAAAGTCCGGGACAAGGGCCAAAGTCGGGTGCCGGAACCGCCGGCCAGAATCAAAGCATGGCGGGTCGTGTCCGTAGCTACGGAATCGTTGCAGGTCATGCCGCCTCCTTGTCCAGACTGCGGTCAGGGAGCATAGGTGAAGGGAGAACCGACGTCGGCCAGTCGGGGTTGGACGGCATCTTTTTCAGACAAGATGGGGGTCGTCACCGGCCAGGATATGCCGATTTCTGGATCGTTCCAGGCAATGCCGGCATCCTGGGCCGGGGTGTAGGGAGCATCCACCTTGTACATGAATTCCGCATCTTCCGTCAGGGTGACGTACCCATGGGCGAAGCCCCGG
This genomic window from Desulfovibrio sp. TomC contains:
- a CDS encoding mannose-1-phosphate guanylyltransferase/mannose-6-phosphate isomerase → MTCNDSVATDTTRHALILAGGSGTRLWPLSRTLLPKQLLALGGDETLLQTTVHRVAQAFSPVQIAVVTNEEHVFEVRAQLRGLLPDVAGAVLAEPVGRNTLPAILLGLERIVAADSQAVVGVFPADHRIDDAASWVRAMDQATELARQGWFVTFGIPPQAPETGYGYIHRGNVLGTGSYAVLGFTEKPDRETAEQLLSSGHYFWNSGMFVFRADMFLEAVAAHAPALYDWWQSRAERPLAAGYAGIPDVSVDYGVVEKLDRIAMVEAGFDWDDLGSWEALYRLGKRDANGCVIKGDVLALDCSNSLFFSQGSTLAAAGVKDLIVIQTRDATLVCPVSEAQRVKDVVGALKSQGSKLVEAHVTVRRPWGSYTVLEDGPGFKIKRIVVLPGARLSLQMHHHRAEHWVVVSGTALVQVGEKEILLSDNQSVDIPKTSLHRLSNPGKVPVEIIEIQSGPYLEEDDIVRFDDIYGREGKAPGQSQPEAGDS
- the qrcA gene encoding menaquinone reductase multiheme cytochrome c subunit QrcA; protein product: MEEKRSTSAGGVGGMVLCTLIGFVGALVVGWVIFPKILFSEKTQPIRFSHTVHAQLGIDCEQCHHLGPDGRFAGLPTTESCAECHGEETGDTSANGKEIDKFVKDYVKTGVQVPWLVYQYQPDNVFFSHAAHRGFECTKCHLDVAKMENPPAYYQNRLSGYSKDTMKMWECERCHASMGTSNACYVCHK